The Chitinophaga sp. H8 genome contains a region encoding:
- the mqnE gene encoding aminofutalosine synthase MqnE, protein MTKRQDFPAVQTLLQQANLDTALKSIAEKVLNQQRLTPEEGVLLFEKGELGFLGTLANHVRERLHGDKTYFNRNFHIEPTNVCIFTCNFCSYSRLYKNKEDGWELSIDEMLDIVKKYDGQPVTEVHIVGGVHPKMNLAYFIELIQKISAHRPDLHIKGFTAVELDYMFRKAKVSIEEGMRILHDAGLQSLPGGGAEIFHPEVRAKICHDKVDGDGWLSIHKAAHQLGMHTNATMLYGHVEEFWHRVDHMERLRSLQDETHGFNTFIPLKFRNKDNDLSHIPETSIIEDLRLYAIARLYMDNFPHLKAYWPMLGRSTAQLTLSYGVNDLDGTIDDTTKIYSMAGAEEQRPAMNTAQLAMLIKQAGRRPVERDTVYNEIMDYTDVVFSDEELLAK, encoded by the coding sequence ATGACGAAGCGACAAGATTTTCCGGCTGTTCAAACACTCCTCCAACAAGCTAATTTAGATACTGCACTGAAAAGCATTGCTGAAAAAGTGTTAAACCAGCAAAGACTTACACCCGAAGAAGGGGTATTATTATTTGAGAAAGGCGAACTGGGATTTTTAGGCACCTTAGCCAATCATGTACGGGAGCGATTGCATGGAGACAAAACTTACTTCAACCGCAATTTTCATATAGAACCTACCAATGTTTGCATCTTCACCTGCAACTTCTGCTCTTATTCCCGCTTGTATAAAAACAAGGAAGACGGTTGGGAATTAAGCATCGATGAAATGCTGGACATTGTTAAAAAATACGATGGACAACCCGTTACAGAAGTACATATTGTAGGCGGCGTGCATCCAAAAATGAACCTTGCTTATTTTATTGAACTGATTCAGAAAATATCCGCTCACCGTCCGGACCTGCATATTAAAGGTTTTACGGCGGTAGAGCTGGACTATATGTTCCGCAAGGCTAAAGTGAGCATAGAAGAAGGGATGCGTATCCTGCATGATGCCGGCCTGCAATCCCTGCCAGGTGGTGGTGCGGAGATCTTCCATCCGGAGGTACGTGCCAAAATATGCCATGATAAGGTAGATGGAGACGGCTGGTTAAGCATTCATAAAGCAGCGCACCAGCTGGGCATGCATACTAATGCCACCATGCTGTATGGCCATGTGGAAGAGTTCTGGCACCGGGTAGACCATATGGAGCGCCTGCGCTCCCTGCAGGATGAAACACATGGTTTCAACACCTTTATCCCACTGAAGTTCCGGAATAAAGACAATGACCTGTCGCATATACCGGAAACCTCTATCATAGAAGACCTTCGGCTGTATGCCATTGCCCGCCTGTATATGGATAACTTCCCCCACCTGAAAGCCTACTGGCCTATGCTGGGCAGAAGTACCGCACAACTCACGCTCTCTTATGGGGTTAATGACCTGGATGGTACCATTGACGATACCACCAAGATCTACTCCATGGCAGGTGCGGAAGAGCAGCGCCCGGCGATGAATACCGCACAGCTGGCTATGCTGATCAAACAAGCCGGCAGAAGACCGGTAGAAAGAGATACCGTATACAATGAAATCATGGATTACACCGATGTGGTATTTTCTGATGAAGAGTTGCTCGCAAAATAA
- a CDS encoding M43 family zinc metalloprotease yields the protein MRNIFTIFLCLISLLPAKAQRTCATADVIQQKIKDNPRLLQQLQATENRMVQGQTQRRFNSMLRSTAANQTVTIPVVVHIVLENPDLVTDEQVMSQIAVLNQDFSATNANIHQVPAVWQPLIGDAQIQFCLAQRTPEDDPTSGIVRVKTSRTQFSITNSAPDVKHKNTGGADAWNTDQYLNIWVCKLDANNLGVATAPNSGFPADEDGVVILYTAFGTTGTAQPVFNLGRTTTHEIGHYFGLRHIWGDDDAGGTRESCDVDDGIADTPKQGKRSFGCLPFPTTDACSPTAPGIMFMNFMDYSDDACMQLFTAGQVDRMRFVLENMRASLLTSQGCSPVALNNQDAAITQINAPVGKQCDNGIAPVVVLKNKGALPLKQVTIAYTVNNGTPVTYQWTGTLTSLQQTTVQLPPATVAIGTHTLRAYTMLPNGVPDQVPENDTTVGSFHYDADATLPFLEGFESNTYPPAGWEIFNPDKSFTWELTRDAAQSGSASVVMRNLGYAVNGQIDDLISPVFDSKQEDSVFLFFDLAAAVYSDPKTLNNVWDTLEIFISTDCTKSLTSVYKKWGPNLITRPTAIQTEFIPTASEWRRDSIDLTTFARLGKFQVIFRNTSNAENNIYLDNIRMIDREVNPHLKEQGVLVTPNPTDGLVYVTFLTVPEDLEAIALYNTAGQLVARQPATAINRSNRFTFNLVNEPNGVYFVKLIYRNRAKTIKILKVR from the coding sequence TTGCGCAATATCTTTACGATCTTCCTTTGCCTGATATCCCTGCTGCCGGCAAAAGCACAGCGTACCTGTGCTACGGCGGATGTTATACAGCAAAAAATAAAAGACAATCCCAGGCTCTTACAACAGCTCCAGGCTACGGAAAACAGGATGGTCCAGGGCCAGACACAACGCCGGTTCAATTCCATGCTGCGCAGCACGGCTGCTAATCAAACCGTTACCATCCCGGTAGTGGTACATATTGTTTTAGAAAACCCTGACCTGGTAACTGATGAACAGGTGATGTCGCAGATAGCGGTATTGAACCAGGACTTTTCTGCCACGAATGCAAACATTCACCAGGTACCTGCCGTATGGCAGCCGTTGATAGGCGATGCGCAGATCCAGTTTTGCCTGGCGCAGCGTACCCCCGAAGATGATCCTACCTCAGGTATCGTACGGGTTAAGACCAGCCGTACCCAGTTTTCCATTACAAACAGCGCGCCAGACGTAAAACATAAAAACACTGGCGGCGCCGATGCCTGGAATACGGACCAATACCTGAACATCTGGGTATGTAAACTGGATGCCAACAACCTGGGGGTAGCCACCGCTCCCAACAGCGGATTTCCTGCCGATGAAGATGGTGTGGTGATCCTGTACACTGCTTTTGGCACCACAGGCACCGCACAACCGGTGTTTAACCTGGGGAGGACTACCACCCATGAAATTGGGCATTATTTCGGATTACGGCATATCTGGGGAGATGATGACGCTGGTGGTACCCGGGAAAGCTGCGACGTAGATGATGGCATTGCGGATACCCCCAAACAGGGGAAACGCTCGTTCGGTTGCCTCCCATTCCCTACTACAGATGCCTGTAGCCCCACCGCTCCCGGTATCATGTTCATGAACTTCATGGATTATTCTGACGATGCCTGTATGCAGCTGTTTACTGCCGGGCAGGTAGACCGGATGCGTTTTGTGCTGGAAAATATGCGGGCCTCCCTGCTTACTTCCCAAGGCTGCTCTCCCGTAGCCTTGAATAACCAGGATGCAGCGATTACACAAATCAATGCCCCGGTAGGCAAACAATGTGATAATGGTATCGCTCCTGTGGTGGTGCTGAAAAATAAAGGCGCCCTCCCACTCAAGCAGGTAACGATCGCCTACACCGTGAACAACGGAACACCTGTCACCTATCAGTGGACTGGTACACTTACCAGCCTGCAGCAAACCACCGTACAATTGCCCCCGGCTACTGTGGCTATCGGTACGCATACCCTCCGGGCATATACCATGCTACCCAACGGGGTACCCGACCAGGTACCTGAAAATGATACTACCGTAGGCTCCTTCCATTATGATGCCGACGCTACCCTGCCCTTCCTGGAAGGTTTTGAAAGCAATACCTACCCTCCGGCAGGCTGGGAAATCTTTAATCCCGACAAGAGCTTCACCTGGGAACTGACCCGGGATGCAGCCCAATCCGGCAGCGCTTCCGTAGTAATGCGCAACCTGGGCTATGCAGTAAATGGGCAGATAGATGACCTGATCAGCCCGGTATTTGACAGCAAACAGGAGGATTCCGTATTCCTCTTCTTTGATCTTGCCGCTGCCGTATATTCAGATCCCAAAACACTCAATAATGTATGGGATACCCTGGAAATATTTATCAGTACCGACTGCACCAAATCGCTCACCAGCGTATATAAGAAATGGGGCCCCAACCTGATTACGCGGCCTACTGCCATACAAACAGAATTTATACCTACCGCCAGTGAATGGCGCAGGGATTCTATAGACCTCACCACCTTTGCCCGGCTGGGGAAATTCCAGGTGATATTCCGCAATACTTCCAATGCAGAAAACAATATTTACCTGGATAATATCCGGATGATAGACAGGGAAGTAAATCCGCATCTGAAGGAACAAGGCGTACTGGTAACTCCCAATCCCACCGATGGGCTGGTATACGTTACCTTCCTCACTGTCCCGGAAGACCTGGAGGCAATTGCGTTATATAACACCGCCGGGCAACTGGTAGCACGGCAACCGGCCACGGCGATCAACCGCAGCAACCGGTTCACCTTTAATTTGGTAAATGAGCCAAATGGTGTTTATTTTGTAAAATTAATTTATAGGAACAGGGCCAAGACTATTAAAATATTGAAAGTAAGATGA
- the trxA gene encoding thioredoxin, whose product MALEFTDANFQTEVLSSDKLSVIDFWAEWCGPCRAIGPVIEELSKDYAGKVNVGKVNVDQNPQLSINYGITSIPAILFVKGGQVVDKQVGAVPKSVLDKKIQSHL is encoded by the coding sequence ATGGCTTTAGAATTCACTGATGCGAACTTTCAGACAGAAGTATTAAGCTCCGATAAATTGAGCGTGATTGACTTTTGGGCAGAATGGTGTGGCCCTTGTCGCGCTATTGGACCAGTTATCGAAGAACTGTCTAAAGATTATGCTGGTAAAGTTAACGTCGGTAAAGTTAACGTGGACCAGAATCCGCAGTTATCTATCAACTACGGTATCACCAGCATTCCAGCTATCCTGTTCGTAAAGGGTGGCCAGGTTGTAGATAAACAAGTAGGTGCTGTTCCTAAATCAGTATTGGATAAAAAAATACAGTCACACCTGTAA
- the dnaE gene encoding DNA polymerase III subunit alpha produces MIFSHLHVHTQYSLLDGAADIKSLYKKAMASNMPALAITDHGNMFGAFQFVAEAYNNKLNPGDPKDKRLKVKPIIGCEVYIVENRHKRSFTREEKDIRYHQVLLAKDDEGYRNLIKLCSLGYMEGMYGKYPRIDKELILQYHKGLIATTCCLGASVPKAILKHGEEAGEKEFKWWLDIFGDDFYIELQRHGIPEQEKVNEVLIRFAAKYNVKIIASNDSHYVDQAHANAHDILLCINTGEKQSTPTMKEFADDDAGMKNKRFAFYNDQFYFKTTEEMTKLFHDLPQAIDNTNEIVDKVQLLDLKRDILLPNFPIPREFITQDQYLRHITYEGARTRYQEMTPEVEERINFELQVIENMGFAGYFLIVADFIKAGRDIGVFIGPGRGSAAGSAVAYCIGITNIDPIKYNLLFERFLNPERKSMPDIDTDFDDEGRQKVIDYVVEKYGRNQVAQIITYGTMAAKMSIKDVARVMDLPLIESNALAKLVPDKPGIELNRIIFAPLEGDKSLSDKEGLMGEDLENVKKLRAIHQGDDLPGVVLREACNLEGSVRNTGIHAAGIIIAPKDLYDLIPVSTAKDSDLLVTQFEGSIIESAGVIKMDFLGLKTLTIIKGALQLIRQNHGVEIEIDNIPLDDAKTFDLYQRGETNATFQFESTGMQKYLRELKPDRFDDLIAMNALYRPGPLEYIPSFIRRKHGLEPVQYDIAEMEEYLNDTYGITVYQEQVMLLSQKLANFSKGDADVLRKAMGKKQIAVLNKMKAQFMEGCAKNGHDPKVCDKVWTDWEAFASYAFNKSHSTCYAFVAYQTAYLKAHYPAEYMAAVLNCASNIEKITFFMEESKRMGIDVLPPDVNESFKGFAVNKQGQVRFGLGGLKGVGEAAIENLLEEREKEGPFKSIFDFIKRVNQRAVNKKSLEALAMSGAFDLFPELHRAQYFHKPDGDTTTGLDKIVKFGNQVSAGSSSMGSLFGAEEMPDIEPPKIAPCDAWPLIVKLNNEKEVTGIYISGHPLDDYRFELKHYHMNTVQELVEYQTEISTPGSTGGRARERNFRLAVYITSAMERISRNNRQFGVMTIEDYSGKFEFALWSEDFIRFAAYMKPGLCLFINGGFKSKRFNDNEYEFKVSSMQLLQEVKKTHTKQVVLVTMPRHITRETVDFLSDNAGKYPGASELFLQLIDKDNDLTVKMRTFNKHIEMNDELAHFLTKQPDIDVYIETINK; encoded by the coding sequence ATGATTTTTTCCCACTTACACGTACACACACAATACTCCCTGCTGGATGGTGCGGCTGATATCAAGTCGCTGTATAAGAAAGCGATGGCGAGCAATATGCCTGCACTGGCGATCACAGATCACGGCAATATGTTTGGTGCTTTCCAGTTTGTGGCAGAGGCATATAATAACAAACTCAATCCCGGCGATCCAAAGGATAAAAGGCTGAAGGTGAAGCCCATCATTGGCTGTGAGGTATATATCGTAGAGAACAGGCATAAACGTTCGTTTACGCGGGAGGAAAAAGATATCCGCTATCACCAGGTATTACTGGCCAAGGATGATGAAGGCTACCGTAATCTCATCAAACTGTGTTCCCTGGGATACATGGAAGGGATGTACGGTAAGTATCCGCGTATTGACAAAGAACTGATCCTCCAATATCATAAAGGGCTGATCGCTACCACCTGCTGCCTGGGGGCTTCTGTGCCCAAAGCGATTCTCAAACACGGAGAAGAAGCCGGTGAAAAGGAATTCAAATGGTGGCTGGATATTTTCGGGGATGATTTTTATATAGAGCTGCAACGTCATGGTATTCCGGAACAGGAAAAGGTGAATGAAGTGCTGATACGGTTTGCAGCCAAATACAATGTAAAGATCATTGCCTCCAACGACTCTCACTATGTGGACCAGGCGCATGCCAATGCCCATGATATCCTGCTTTGTATCAACACCGGTGAAAAGCAGAGCACGCCTACCATGAAGGAGTTTGCGGATGATGATGCAGGGATGAAGAACAAACGTTTCGCTTTTTATAACGACCAGTTTTACTTCAAAACCACGGAAGAGATGACCAAACTCTTCCATGACCTGCCGCAGGCTATTGATAATACCAATGAGATCGTAGATAAGGTACAGCTGCTGGACCTTAAACGCGATATCCTGCTGCCCAACTTCCCTATTCCGCGGGAATTTATCACCCAGGACCAATACCTGCGCCACATCACGTATGAAGGAGCACGCACCAGGTACCAGGAAATGACACCGGAAGTAGAGGAACGTATCAACTTTGAGCTCCAGGTAATCGAGAACATGGGGTTTGCAGGGTACTTCCTCATTGTGGCCGACTTTATCAAAGCCGGACGCGATATCGGCGTATTTATCGGTCCCGGCCGTGGTTCTGCTGCCGGATCTGCCGTAGCCTATTGCATAGGTATCACCAATATTGACCCTATTAAATACAACCTGCTGTTTGAGCGTTTCCTGAACCCGGAACGTAAAAGCATGCCGGATATTGATACGGACTTCGATGATGAAGGCCGTCAGAAAGTAATTGACTATGTAGTTGAAAAATATGGCCGTAACCAGGTAGCACAGATCATCACCTATGGTACTATGGCAGCAAAAATGAGTATCAAGGACGTGGCCCGTGTAATGGACCTGCCCCTGATCGAATCCAATGCCCTGGCCAAGCTGGTACCCGACAAACCCGGTATTGAGCTGAACCGTATCATCTTTGCTCCCCTGGAAGGGGATAAAAGCCTGTCCGACAAGGAAGGACTTATGGGAGAAGACCTGGAGAATGTAAAAAAACTCCGCGCCATCCACCAGGGCGACGACCTGCCCGGTGTAGTACTCCGCGAGGCCTGCAACCTGGAAGGGTCTGTACGTAATACCGGTATCCATGCTGCGGGGATCATCATTGCCCCCAAGGACCTGTACGACCTCATCCCGGTATCTACCGCCAAGGACTCCGACCTGCTGGTTACCCAGTTTGAAGGTAGTATTATCGAGTCCGCAGGGGTTATTAAAATGGACTTCCTGGGGCTGAAAACCCTCACCATCATCAAGGGCGCCCTGCAGCTGATCCGACAGAACCACGGCGTAGAAATTGAAATAGACAATATTCCCCTGGATGATGCCAAAACATTTGACCTCTACCAGCGTGGCGAAACCAACGCTACCTTCCAGTTTGAGTCTACCGGGATGCAGAAATACCTGCGGGAACTGAAACCGGATAGATTTGATGACCTGATTGCCATGAACGCCTTGTACCGTCCGGGTCCACTGGAGTACATCCCTTCTTTTATCCGTCGTAAACACGGGCTGGAACCTGTGCAATACGATATCGCGGAAATGGAGGAATACCTCAATGATACCTACGGTATTACCGTATATCAGGAACAGGTGATGCTGCTGAGCCAGAAGCTGGCCAACTTCTCCAAAGGAGATGCCGACGTACTGCGTAAGGCGATGGGTAAAAAGCAGATTGCCGTACTGAATAAGATGAAGGCGCAGTTTATGGAAGGCTGTGCCAAAAATGGCCACGATCCTAAAGTATGCGATAAGGTATGGACGGATTGGGAAGCCTTTGCCTCTTACGCGTTCAATAAATCGCACTCTACCTGCTATGCTTTCGTAGCTTATCAAACGGCCTACCTCAAAGCCCACTACCCTGCCGAATATATGGCTGCCGTACTCAACTGCGCCAGCAATATTGAAAAGATCACCTTCTTCATGGAAGAATCCAAGCGGATGGGCATCGACGTATTGCCGCCGGATGTCAATGAATCTTTTAAAGGGTTTGCGGTAAACAAACAAGGGCAGGTACGTTTTGGCCTGGGTGGATTGAAAGGTGTGGGTGAAGCGGCGATAGAAAACCTGCTGGAAGAAAGGGAAAAAGAAGGCCCCTTCAAAAGTATCTTCGACTTTATCAAACGGGTAAATCAACGGGCAGTTAACAAAAAGTCGCTGGAAGCCCTGGCAATGTCCGGCGCCTTTGACTTGTTCCCGGAACTGCACCGTGCCCAGTATTTTCATAAACCGGATGGCGACACAACTACCGGACTCGACAAAATCGTAAAATTCGGTAACCAGGTATCTGCCGGCTCCTCTTCCATGGGCAGCCTTTTTGGTGCGGAAGAAATGCCGGATATTGAGCCGCCTAAAATAGCTCCCTGTGATGCCTGGCCCCTGATCGTAAAGCTAAACAATGAAAAAGAGGTAACCGGGATCTATATCTCCGGTCATCCGCTGGACGACTACCGGTTCGAGCTGAAACATTACCACATGAATACCGTACAGGAATTGGTGGAATATCAAACAGAGATCTCTACTCCCGGAAGTACCGGCGGGCGTGCCCGGGAAAGGAATTTCCGCCTGGCAGTATACATTACCAGTGCGATGGAAAGGATATCCCGCAACAACCGGCAGTTTGGAGTAATGACTATTGAGGATTACAGCGGCAAATTTGAATTTGCTTTGTGGAGTGAAGATTTCATCCGCTTTGCGGCTTATATGAAACCCGGCCTGTGCCTGTTTATCAATGGAGGATTTAAGTCCAAGCGCTTCAATGATAATGAGTATGAGTTTAAGGTAAGCAGCATGCAGTTATTGCAGGAAGTGAAAAAAACGCATACCAAACAAGTGGTACTGGTTACCATGCCCCGGCATATTACCCGGGAAACTGTAGATTTCCTGAGTGACAATGCCGGCAAGTATCCAGGCGCCAGCGAATTATTTCTGCAACTCATTGACAAAGACAATGATCTCACCGTTAAAATGCGGACCTTTAACAAGCATATTGAAATGAATGACGAGTTGGCGCATTTCTTGACCAAACAACCGGATATTGATGTGTATATAGAAACTATCAATAAGTAG
- a CDS encoding C40 family peptidase: MMARKGHIVLKISICALVLSSCSTMKKPAGSAKNTTTSPNNGKVEFLDDITLRRGATKSSAHHYNGRNVGISNNITMSSANLENAQGWQFKYAQLLDVPVEEVSNFQLFGFIEDWMGTPYRLGGKTKDGIDCSNFVSTLLNAVFQLNIIGNSVQLYSQVKRLSARKELREGDLVFFKISRHRISHVGIYLENDKFVHASTSSGVMISDLNEPYWKRYYAGAGRMEGVPDVSMKHHSKKEEVGEFIIAP; the protein is encoded by the coding sequence ATGATGGCAAGAAAAGGACATATAGTACTCAAGATATCGATTTGTGCACTGGTACTGAGTTCCTGTTCTACCATGAAAAAGCCCGCTGGCAGTGCTAAAAATACAACTACCAGCCCTAACAACGGGAAAGTAGAATTTCTGGACGATATCACCTTGCGCCGGGGAGCCACTAAAAGCTCCGCGCACCATTACAATGGGCGTAATGTAGGGATCAGCAATAATATTACGATGAGTAGTGCCAACCTGGAGAATGCGCAGGGCTGGCAATTTAAATATGCACAATTACTGGACGTGCCGGTAGAAGAGGTCAGTAATTTTCAGCTGTTTGGTTTTATTGAAGACTGGATGGGCACGCCATATCGCCTGGGGGGCAAAACAAAAGATGGGATTGATTGCTCCAATTTTGTCAGCACGCTGTTAAACGCAGTGTTCCAGCTAAATATCATTGGCAATTCCGTACAACTTTACTCGCAGGTAAAAAGGCTCAGTGCACGCAAAGAACTGCGGGAAGGAGATCTGGTATTTTTTAAGATCAGCCGTCACCGGATATCACATGTAGGCATCTATCTCGAAAACGATAAGTTTGTACACGCCTCCACCAGCTCTGGTGTGATGATCAGCGATCTGAACGAACCTTACTGGAAACGTTATTATGCCGGAGCAGGCCGCATGGAAGGCGTACCTGATGTAAGCATGAAACATCATTCCAAAAAAGAAGAAGTAGGCGAGTTTATTATCGCCCCTTAG
- a CDS encoding oligosaccharide flippase family protein, which translates to MGIIKKQGVFSLFFTYFGFLIGAVNTFFLLPNYLEPEQVGLTKVLLDVGLTISGFATLGSFSVSFKFFPFYRDNLPKNKNDLFTRIALVSLLGFTIIAGLTIVFKQQIIAKFITKSPLFVDYYYLIYPFSFLLLCFSFFEAYCWSVRKTIMSTIQKELVLRVVTTLLILAFILHLFNFHQFIIAYSLLYFVPAVWLALYLHKQGELYFAREVSNVTRKLKKRMINYGGFVFAGSSFFIVTQALDSLFISGIKGLDNTAVYTIAAYMATVIQVPQRSIISIATPILSQSWKDKDYANIRMIYEKSSLNMLIAALFIFLIIWINLDTFFSFLPKEYAAGKWVIFILGISKIIDMGTGLNNVIIGTSNFWKFDFYTSAILIFLIVPGNYFLITHFGILGAALSNLIAFTIYDIIRLTFIWRKFNLFPFSINTLKAILAGALSYLAVYLVPDMSNLYVHSMVISIVFVGVFAALILGGRVSEDINGFWKMALKKITKGR; encoded by the coding sequence ATGGGAATTATTAAAAAGCAGGGTGTCTTTTCTCTCTTCTTCACCTACTTTGGTTTTTTGATTGGCGCTGTTAATACATTCTTTTTACTGCCCAATTACCTGGAACCGGAACAAGTAGGTTTAACAAAAGTGTTGCTGGACGTGGGACTTACTATTTCCGGCTTTGCTACCCTGGGATCTTTTTCGGTGTCTTTTAAATTCTTTCCCTTTTACAGGGATAACCTACCCAAAAATAAAAACGACCTCTTTACCCGCATTGCATTAGTAAGTTTACTGGGGTTCACCATCATTGCCGGTCTTACCATCGTATTCAAACAACAGATCATTGCCAAATTCATTACCAAGTCTCCCCTGTTTGTTGATTACTATTACCTGATCTATCCCTTTTCGTTTTTATTGCTCTGCTTCTCCTTTTTTGAAGCCTATTGCTGGAGCGTGCGTAAAACGATCATGTCTACCATCCAGAAAGAGCTGGTACTTCGGGTGGTCACTACTTTGCTTATTTTAGCCTTTATATTACACCTGTTCAACTTTCACCAGTTTATCATTGCCTATTCGCTTTTATATTTTGTTCCGGCTGTATGGCTGGCTCTTTATCTGCACAAACAGGGAGAGCTGTATTTTGCCAGGGAAGTCAGCAATGTAACCCGTAAACTGAAAAAACGGATGATCAATTATGGAGGATTCGTTTTTGCAGGCAGCTCCTTTTTTATCGTTACCCAGGCGCTGGACTCACTTTTCATCTCCGGTATAAAAGGATTGGATAATACCGCGGTATATACCATTGCGGCATATATGGCTACCGTAATACAGGTACCTCAGCGCAGTATTATCAGCATTGCTACACCGATCCTATCCCAATCCTGGAAAGACAAGGATTACGCTAATATCAGGATGATCTATGAAAAGTCGTCCCTCAACATGCTTATTGCCGCCCTCTTTATATTCCTGATCATCTGGATCAACCTCGATACTTTTTTCAGTTTCCTGCCCAAAGAATATGCAGCAGGTAAATGGGTCATCTTTATCCTGGGCATCTCCAAGATCATTGATATGGGCACGGGGCTCAACAATGTGATCATTGGCACCTCCAACTTCTGGAAGTTTGACTTTTATACCTCTGCCATCCTGATATTCCTGATTGTGCCGGGCAATTATTTCCTGATCACCCATTTTGGTATCCTGGGGGCAGCCTTATCCAACCTGATCGCTTTTACGATCTACGATATTATCCGGCTCACTTTTATCTGGAGAAAATTTAACCTGTTCCCTTTCTCCATCAATACCTTAAAAGCGATACTGGCAGGTGCGCTCAGCTACCTGGCGGTATACCTGGTACCCGACATGAGCAACCTGTATGTGCACAGCATGGTGATCAGTATTGTATTTGTGGGTGTTTTCGCGGCATTGATACTGGGAGGCCGTGTTTCTGAAGACATTAACGGTTTCTGGAAAATGGCGCTGAAAAAGATTACTAAGGGGCGATAA
- a CDS encoding DUF268 domain-containing protein has translation MYILYRIKKTVKYLLFGWWRNLGTFFVYLKEYFQFKQRSDGRFPIRASDMHPYLEDRTKVTPFDHHYIYHPAWAARILAQTRPEKHIDISSILSFSTQVSAFIPMEFYDYRPATVTLSALYCGKADLTNLHFADNSIPSLSCMHTIEHIGLGRYGDPMDPQGDLKAIKELKRVVAPGGSLLFVTPTGKAAIHFNAHRIYSYTQILSYFEGWSLENFALIMDDGSFKAVATEQEANSQSYGCGCYWFKKHQ, from the coding sequence ATGTACATACTGTATCGCATAAAGAAAACCGTTAAATATCTGCTGTTTGGCTGGTGGCGTAATCTGGGAACGTTCTTTGTTTATCTGAAGGAATATTTTCAATTTAAACAGCGATCAGACGGACGTTTTCCTATCAGGGCCAGCGATATGCATCCGTATCTGGAAGACAGGACCAAAGTGACCCCCTTCGATCATCATTACATTTATCATCCGGCATGGGCTGCGCGTATCCTGGCACAAACAAGACCGGAAAAGCATATAGATATTTCTTCCATCCTGAGTTTCAGTACCCAGGTATCGGCGTTTATCCCCATGGAATTTTATGATTACCGGCCGGCAACAGTGACCTTAAGTGCACTGTATTGCGGGAAGGCGGATCTGACCAATCTGCATTTTGCAGACAACAGCATTCCTTCTTTATCTTGTATGCATACCATAGAGCATATCGGCCTGGGCCGTTATGGCGATCCTATGGACCCGCAGGGCGATCTGAAAGCCATTAAAGAATTAAAGCGGGTAGTAGCTCCCGGAGGAAGCCTGCTTTTTGTAACACCTACCGGCAAAGCGGCCATTCATTTTAATGCGCACCGGATTTACAGCTATACACAGATCCTGTCTTATTTTGAAGGGTGGTCACTTGAAAATTTTGCACTCATCATGGATGATGGCAGTTTCAAAGCGGTGGCTACCGAGCAGGAAGCCAACAGTCAGTCGTATGGCTGCGGTTGTTACTGGTTTAAAAAACATCAATAA